From Pontibacter actiniarum, a single genomic window includes:
- a CDS encoding DUF368 domain-containing protein — protein sequence MERRSLREYLLLFAKGVGMGAADVVPGVSGGTIAFITGIYEELLGSIRSVNGEALKLLLRFDLKGFWKHINGNFLVVLISGILFSIASLSRLILYLLENHPEMLWSFFFGLIVASAVVVSKKITRWTPGVLLAGLAGAAIAYYITVATPTQSPEAYWFIFLSGAIAICAMILPGISGSFLLVLLAKYEFILNAVKELRVDIVAVFGVGCVTGILAFSHVLNYMLKRHHNVTVALLTGFMVGSLNKVWPWKQTLETYTDRHGEVKPLVQENVLPGSYEALTGQEPYLMYGILLAVFGFMLVYFVDRITDDTTTPQVKV from the coding sequence ATGGAACGAAGATCTTTACGAGAGTACCTGCTGCTGTTTGCTAAAGGCGTAGGTATGGGTGCCGCTGACGTGGTGCCCGGTGTCTCTGGTGGCACTATTGCCTTTATCACCGGTATTTATGAGGAGCTGCTGGGCTCTATCCGTTCGGTAAACGGCGAGGCGCTAAAGCTGCTGCTGCGCTTCGACTTAAAGGGTTTCTGGAAGCACATTAACGGCAACTTCCTGGTGGTGCTCATCTCAGGCATTCTGTTCTCCATCGCTTCCCTGTCGCGCCTTATCCTGTATCTCCTGGAGAACCATCCGGAGATGCTCTGGTCTTTCTTTTTCGGGTTGATAGTGGCCTCTGCCGTGGTGGTGAGCAAGAAGATCACCCGCTGGACACCCGGTGTGTTACTCGCCGGCCTGGCCGGAGCAGCAATTGCCTACTACATCACAGTGGCCACGCCCACACAAAGTCCGGAGGCGTATTGGTTTATCTTTCTGTCTGGCGCCATTGCCATCTGCGCCATGATTCTGCCGGGTATCTCCGGGAGCTTCCTGCTGGTGCTGCTGGCCAAGTATGAGTTTATACTTAACGCCGTAAAAGAGCTGCGGGTCGATATTGTGGCCGTGTTTGGCGTTGGCTGCGTTACCGGGATACTGGCCTTCTCGCATGTGCTTAACTACATGCTGAAGCGGCATCATAATGTAACAGTGGCCCTGCTTACGGGCTTTATGGTCGGCTCGCTGAACAAAGTGTGGCCGTGGAAGCAAACGCTGGAAACCTATACCGACCGCCACGGGGAGGTAAAGCCGCTGGTGCAGGAAAACGTGCTGCCCGGAAGCTACGAAGCCCTCACAGGGCAGGAGCCGTACCTGATGTACGGCATACTGCTGGCCGTTTTTGGCTTTATGCTGGTGTACTTCGTGGACCGCATCACCGACGACACCACCACCCCTCAGGTTAAAGTATAG
- a CDS encoding YkvA family protein yields MPHFNTLKHKAHAFNTAVYALYLSYRDSRVKWYVRVLLALAIGYALSPLDLVPDLRVVFGYLDDVLLVTLGLFGSYRLVPKQVVQEAQHQAYEEMGYESGNPVVALKVISYTWLLLLTLTALIGYKILFLDILY; encoded by the coding sequence ATGCCGCACTTTAACACCCTAAAGCATAAAGCGCATGCTTTCAACACTGCCGTCTACGCGTTGTACCTATCCTACCGCGATAGCCGTGTAAAGTGGTATGTGCGGGTGCTGCTGGCCCTGGCTATCGGTTATGCCCTTAGCCCGTTGGACCTGGTGCCGGACCTGAGGGTAGTTTTCGGGTACCTGGATGATGTGTTGCTGGTGACGCTGGGGCTGTTCGGCTCTTACCGGCTGGTTCCAAAGCAGGTGGTGCAAGAGGCACAGCATCAGGCATACGAGGAGATGGGCTACGAAAGCGGTAACCCGGTCGTGGCCCTGAAAGTGATCAGCTATACTTGGCTGCTGCTGCTGACGCTAACAGCGCTGATCGGCTACAAAATTTTATTTCTGGATATACTCTACTAA
- a CDS encoding shikimate dehydrogenase family protein, with product MRRFGLIGKKLGHSFSKKYFTEKFAREGIADAAYELYELPQVEALPALLRQEPELVGLNVTVPYKEQVMPLLDELDAAAAKIGAVNTIKISGGKAKGYNTDFLGFKGSLEDFYPEQERGQALVLGTGGAAKAVWAALDALGVPYVRVSRQEAEGQLSYRQLTPALLQKYNLVVNTTPLGMYPQVQEAPELPYSSITPEHYIYDLVYNPEQTLLMQRSAANGAKTLNGLPMLYRQADAAWSIWNSEY from the coding sequence ATGCGCAGGTTCGGACTCATCGGTAAAAAGCTGGGGCACTCGTTCTCTAAGAAGTACTTTACAGAGAAGTTTGCCCGCGAAGGCATAGCAGATGCTGCCTATGAGCTGTATGAGCTACCGCAGGTAGAGGCGCTGCCGGCGCTGCTGCGGCAAGAGCCGGAGCTGGTGGGGCTGAACGTGACCGTGCCTTACAAGGAGCAGGTAATGCCGCTGCTGGACGAGTTGGATGCCGCTGCTGCTAAAATCGGTGCGGTGAATACCATCAAGATAAGCGGCGGTAAGGCAAAAGGCTACAACACCGACTTCCTGGGTTTTAAAGGCTCCTTGGAGGATTTTTACCCGGAGCAGGAGCGAGGGCAGGCGCTGGTGCTGGGCACGGGTGGCGCGGCCAAAGCCGTCTGGGCAGCCCTGGATGCCTTGGGTGTACCGTACGTGCGGGTGTCGCGGCAGGAGGCGGAGGGCCAGCTAAGCTACAGGCAGCTGACGCCGGCGCTGCTGCAAAAGTATAACCTGGTCGTGAATACCACCCCGCTGGGCATGTACCCGCAGGTGCAGGAGGCGCCGGAGCTGCCCTACAGTAGCATAACGCCTGAGCACTACATCTACGATTTGGTGTACAACCCCGAACAAACGCTGCTCATGCAGAGAAGTGCCGCTAACGGCGCTAAAACCCTCAATGGCCTGCCGATGCTTTATCGCCAGGCCGACGCTGCCTGGAGCATTTGGAATTCCGAATATTAA
- a CDS encoding RNA polymerase sigma factor, which translates to MKLFSKPKSDEEKLIDGCIAGKRDMQRLLYDLYSKKMMAVCLRYAPTTFEAEDIMQDAFVKVFNNLQTFKRDCPVEFWIRRIMINTALKHLRSKQLLTVSHESEEVANLSADDVNLSGYSLDELLSMIQSLAPRYRMVFNLYAIEGYNHKEIGEMLGISEGTSKSQYSRARVILQNMLLRQEENIKEHVISN; encoded by the coding sequence TTGAAGCTTTTTTCAAAACCTAAATCTGACGAGGAAAAACTCATAGACGGATGCATCGCGGGCAAGCGCGACATGCAGCGCCTGCTCTATGACCTGTATTCCAAGAAAATGATGGCGGTGTGCCTGCGTTACGCGCCCACGACCTTTGAGGCGGAGGATATTATGCAGGATGCCTTTGTGAAGGTGTTCAACAATCTCCAGACCTTTAAAAGGGATTGCCCGGTGGAGTTCTGGATTCGCCGCATCATGATCAACACGGCCCTAAAGCATCTGCGCAGCAAGCAGCTGCTGACGGTGTCGCATGAGTCGGAGGAGGTAGCAAACCTTAGCGCTGATGATGTGAACCTAAGCGGCTACTCCCTGGACGAACTCCTAAGTATGATCCAGAGCCTCGCGCCACGCTACCGCATGGTGTTTAACCTTTATGCCATAGAGGGTTACAACCACAAAGAGATTGGCGAGATGCTGGGCATATCAGAGGGAACTTCAAAATCACAGTATTCACGTGCCAGAGTCATACTTCAGAATATGCTTCTGCGCCAGGAAGAAAACATTAAGGAACATGTCATCAGCAACTAA